Below is a genomic region from Strongyloides ratti genome assembly S_ratti_ED321, scaffold srae_chrx_scaffold0000004.
tttacttaaaacGGTTATATGAATTAGGTTCTATAACAAAATCCAGGATAACTATATAAAAGTGATatgatttaaataatcatcctaaattgttttacaaaataatctAGTATGGATTATTgaattgaataatttttataaaatcatatttGTAGTCTGATAACTTtctcttttataaaaatgcagatttttacaattataaaatgacgatataaaaattgaaaagttGATATCCAATCAAGctgaaaataatatcttttattattataattgttcataattattatttttaaaaaaattatcataataaattagtttataaaacttttacatttttatctaaatttaaaacatttttacaCAAAATAAtcaataaaacaaatttataaaaacaatattcatattatattgtactaataataaatgattttacaataataaatgtcATAAATTTACGATAATTATTTGATCttttcatattataatatattatttgttattataagACTTGTTAACACCAGATAAAGGTTTGTATAATGGATGTGAATCTAATCTTGGATCAGAATAAATACTAACCACAGAAATTCCTTTTACAgctaaaaataaacattaaatcaatttttttttttataaaattataataataaacataccatgaagaaaaaaaacacTTAATCCAAGAAATATTgcaattgtaaataaaaacattatattgtttctttttgttttcatcaataataataatgtatataaatgttGTATCAATAGTTTActtctaaaattataattatattataaaactttgATGAATATAAAGTGGAATGATTTAATGAACAAGGAAAATGACTTTTACGCAAACTAACTATTTTATCATGTATAAcctttaaaaagaaataattattttataaaatataactcgttattgttttatctttaaaaataaaatttatttaaaaagtagtGTTAAAAGCTAAAATTCAATgacaaaacaaaaatatgtatatatattataaaaaagatagaatagttattttgttagaagtaaaatatattcattgataaaaataatgatacaataaattaacacatttttaaatctatACTAATTTAGTTAAGAATAATACcgtataaataaataaataaaatattattctttataactttttaaagagaaaactttttaattatgttaaaatcatataacttttataaatacaatattttatataaaatttaatgtaactatataatgaaatactttgaacaataataaatataattaaacaaaagaaatatagtataattaattttgaaacgagaatattttcataaaaattatttataagagataattatattaatatacatGTAACGAAAATtgctttaaaataaaaaaatgtagtaTCAATAAAACTACCaaagtatataataatacatcttcttgataaatgattttctaaattaattatattttcaagatttttttacaatagtACTATATAagattaatttaaatgattatattcataaaagtaggcatagtttttttttgcaatcattcaaataaattttttttatgtattatgTATTGATATATGTCTTCGATGAAATCCTCTTTCAAAATCAATTCTTTCTTTAGCTATTATTAGATACTGTTTTAATTTGTTAAGTGGTGGTGCAATATAAAATTCACCATCATCACCAATAAACAAACTGGGAGTATTTTCAATATCTCTTCCAATTGTTTCTGgtgttttatatatatgtctTGGAGCATCTAAATCATTTCGAACACGTTTACGAATTTCATATGCTTCCAAAAGTGACACAGATTTTACATATTctaaaaacataaattattttaaaataatttttttagtaatattaattttacctgcaaaatatataataattaatgttaatccaagtatatttttaatttgcatattttcaattaattaagaaaaattaatatcatctaaaattaaataaatatataattttataagaagctttttcatttaaatagacttatattattatacaaaaattttttttaaaacaagaTTATTAAATTAGTAAGATGAAGTAAATTTCATAgacaaatttattatttttaaaatatgtaaaagcTTTACATaattagaattatttttttttcctaattATAcagataattattataaagcatgattttaaatgttaaaaaaaaatttattttataaattaaatatatctttacctaaatataattgatattttaaagattgtTATTTCGCCTAgtgatttttatatcaacttttcaatatcaaaataaatagtaaatCACGCCTGTCTATAtcaatttacttttataatattaaatattttatcttttaaaatttgtaaaaaatattgtactAATAAGGAAGAGTGATTTATAATTCTTTAttctaattattataaataatattggtaaataaataaattatattacaatatattaCACAAAAATGTGactatcattataaaaatactaatattTGATTTAAGATCATTGACACAAGTCAAATGATATGtctttttaatagttttataattaaaatttatatcatttatttactattatcttgaaagttatatatatatgtatcatttattatatgttaattaataaattaaaaatggaaGGTGtcaaaaatattgtaaagttacaataaaatattactttatttatttaaagaaaattaaatattttttaaaaatttaaaaaaaaaataatataaacaattaCTAATTAGTATTGTTATTggataattttattcaattgCGTTAAAACACCCTCAGGATGAGAgatatattgtaaattttatgaactggaaaaaaagatattacaATGACCATGtggaatattttatatactttaacAGGTTTTCTTAGATAATGTATTATCTAATGTAATTTGTCTTCCAAGTCCATATGGTGTCATTCCTTTTTGTGAAGCACATTTATTTGTTCCATATTGTAAAGGAATTATTACTTCTCcttgttttattatatcttttgaAAAATGACGTTTATTTGATTGTGCCATTTTAACAACCCATGGTGGAAATGAGATCTttgcatttttaaattgtgcCACACCTGCAAGAGACCTCAAACATTCAACAACTTTATATGGAtgtttattttcataaagaTCAACAGTTTGAAAACATGAAAATTCTAAAACACCATATCGTTTTATTGCTTCAAGAAATGTTGAAATATTTTCcatctttaataataaaaaatatatatttttttttaaaaatattatacttaCTTTATGAAAAGGCATAACAGGtgattctttaaatttaattaaagattgtttatctaattttaaaagtcgattaattaaataacataatTGAACTCCATCTTTAAGAAGATTACAAAATTCATTACTATCATTTATTTCCATAGGATCAATTGGAAATGGTATTTCAGTAGTTTGTTGTACCCATGAAATAATTTCTTGTGCCTCTTCAAGAATAAATCTTgcttgattttttttttcaatatcacGACTTAAACCATATGATGGACCATGATTTGCCattttaaattgattataatatttaatataacttctaaaaatgaataatttatgttaaaaaaaaaggataattatttataatttttaatagttttaataaacaaatttaaattttaaaaataattcaccATTGACAtcaaaatgttaaatattatgaaaaataaaatataattaggATAAATATATGGGGGTCACCgttaaa
It encodes:
- a CDS encoding Calponin repeat and Calponin homology domain and Smooth muscle protein/calponin family-containing protein, giving the protein MANHGPSYGLSRDIEKKNQARFILEEAQEIISWVQQTTEIPFPIDPMEINDSNEFCNLLKDGVQLCYLINRLLKLDKQSLIKFKESPVMPFHKMENISTFLEAIKRYGVLEFSCFQTVDLYENKHPYKVVECLRSLAGVAQFKNAKISFPPWVVKMAQSNKRHFSKDIIKQGEVIIPLQYGTNKCASQKGMTPYGLGRQITLDNTLSKKTC